The DNA region AAATCCGAGGGGtgctccccctaaaacacatATATCCACAGAATAGAACAACACTgaaatatagatatatataaaaaaaaagtgaaatacATCATAAGGAgtatatcatacattcaaaaAGAGACGAAGTTCACACAGGGACTTCATAACAACAACCATCCATACAATAACATGTCATAGCGGGACAAAGAACTCAATAAGATCATCCCCCGGAGGAGTGggatcagcagcagcagcaggaggaggagccgaAGTAGTAGCTGGAGCAGGAACCGCCTCAGTGTCAGCACCAGCAGCATCCTCAGCCTGGGGAACGGGAGCTGTGGAGGGAGCAGACTGAGACGGATTACCCGTCACCCAAGAGCTCACTAAATCCACTAAGGTATCTATAgtcgcctgcatcgaagtctgTCGATGGACCATGGTCTCCATCATAGAACGCAGGTCGGCTACCTCCATAGTCAGCTCCTCCAGGCGAGTGTCGACAGTCTCCTCGAATGTCGGAGAAGCTGGCTCAGGGATATCCTCCTCAGCATCATCTGCCGCAGGAACCAATGCCTGTGCATCACCCCGGCGGCCCTGGGTCTCTCACCAAAAGCACGTCCATCGCGCCACCGAACTCCAGCTGGACCACCAACTAAGCCCGTCTTCGTGAAGGAGCGAGAAGAAATCCTAGAATAAGCCACAGTCATGTGCTCCAGTCGTCCCCGGGAGACATCTATCTTCTGGGACTCCAGCtaatctgtgataagatgcccgaaaggcatatgcatcgtctgctgcacgggctgggtaaaatgaatgatgcaatgaaagatgttcagagcgatgttgatgtcaagggaatgatgAATGGCATAGAGAGCAAACATGTGAGGAGGTCAGAGAGCGGCCAAGGCACGAGAGACAATGGGGAAAAGGcagttgatgatcactttaaacaagACATTGTTTTCGGCCGACAACTCAAGTGAAGAGAATTTAGTGATTTGAGCATTtggcccatccggacgaggaTGACCAAAGAGGAActgatgcatggatgcaatgctaatatgctcaaaaggtggaggtagctcatcgggaagattgggataaaagacaaaatcattgttTGACGGTAAATATTcgagataagattgaagaatctcataggagaagtccaagctccgtttcgcaacacgagtgcgataatttacaccatcagaagtgtgcaaattattataaaatttggaGACAAGGGCTACATTGACGTCCCTCTCACAAGTTAACaaagagtcaagtttataatgcttgaaccgattataggtatcaaaacaagatgTCCTATAGTATTGCAAATCAACTGATCTAGGGGTTATAAGTTTGAAGGTGTTTTTGCTAAAGGAttgttgcattgcagcatttAGAAATCTCGGAtcagtgggaggttgaggacgtgaggaaGGTACAGATGATCCTTCGCCTGATTCAtgaaccttttgtttctttctgtgggatagaaAATGAACCAGAACCACAAACAGGAAAGGAGATGCAAAAACGCAAGGACAGTGCAgataatgcaatgcatgagggataatgcaatgcatgagggataatgcagAAGGACACACAAAATACATATAGATTAGGTCAAATAtaggagaaaaaccaaaaaaaaagggaaaaaaagagAGCAGAGAAATttacttagggttagggttttgagaCTGCATGGTTTGTGAGGACGCGGTGACGAGGAAGAAGGGCTGCCCAGTACGTTGAGTAGAACTGGAAGAGAAGTGGAAGAGCTCCCCTTCGCCGGAGAAGCACGCTGGAGTGAACGATCGAGGCAGACGAAAGAGTTGCCTAGGAAG from Zingiber officinale cultivar Zhangliang chromosome 4B, Zo_v1.1, whole genome shotgun sequence includes:
- the LOC121978426 gene encoding probable transport accessory protein MmpS3; the protein is MTVAYSRISSRSFTKTGLVGGPAGVRWRDGRAFDDAEEDIPEPASPTFEETVDTRLEELTMEVADLRSMMETMVHRQTSMQATIDTLVDLVSSWVTGNPSQSAPSTAPVPQAEDAAGADTEAVPAPATTSAPPPAAAADPTPPGDDLIEFFVPL